A genomic stretch from Limnobacter thiooxidans includes:
- a CDS encoding LysR family transcriptional regulator: protein MNLTLRQLHLFTALARLKSLTAVARHFHVTQPTVSMQMKELSESVGLPLYEVIGKAIFLTPAGIELEATARAMLNELEGFQQRIDDIKGFRRGKLTVAVVSTAEYFVPGLLGDFCARYPEVDIALEVLNRNGVVQRLEHNLDDLYIMSKPPANLDVEAKAFMTNSLQVVAPLGHPLAQRKRIKHTELTRYPFILRERGSGTRLACDSHFEQLGFEPVVRLELGSNEAIKQAVQAGMGLAVLSEHALNAGSATQDLTTLNVQSFPIHANWYTVRPNGKRPSPVAADFWRYLNVELKKGRSQKN, encoded by the coding sequence ATGAATCTGACCCTTCGGCAGTTGCACCTGTTCACCGCGCTTGCCCGCCTGAAAAGCCTCACCGCGGTGGCGCGGCATTTTCATGTCACGCAGCCCACGGTGTCCATGCAGATGAAAGAGCTGTCTGAGTCCGTGGGTTTGCCTTTGTACGAAGTCATTGGCAAAGCCATCTTTCTGACGCCTGCAGGTATTGAACTGGAAGCCACAGCGAGGGCCATGCTCAACGAGCTGGAAGGTTTTCAGCAGCGTATTGACGACATCAAGGGTTTTCGGCGCGGCAAGTTGACCGTGGCCGTGGTCAGTACGGCAGAGTATTTTGTGCCGGGCTTGCTTGGTGACTTTTGTGCCAGGTATCCCGAGGTGGACATTGCACTTGAAGTATTGAATCGCAACGGTGTCGTTCAACGGCTGGAACACAACCTCGACGACCTGTACATCATGTCCAAACCCCCGGCCAACCTGGACGTGGAAGCCAAAGCCTTCATGACCAATTCATTGCAGGTGGTTGCCCCCTTGGGTCATCCTTTGGCGCAGCGCAAACGGATCAAGCACACCGAGTTGACCCGCTATCCCTTCATTCTGCGGGAACGGGGTTCAGGCACTCGCCTGGCGTGCGATTCTCATTTCGAACAACTCGGCTTCGAACCGGTTGTCAGGCTTGAACTGGGCAGTAATGAGGCAATCAAGCAGGCAGTACAGGCGGGTATGGGCCTGGCGGTGTTGTCGGAGCACGCTCTGAATGCGGGGTCGGCAACCCAGGATTTGACGACCTTGAATGTTCAAAGCTTCCCGATACATGCCAACTGGTACACTGTGCGGCCCAATGGCAAAAGGCCCTCGCCGGTGGCGGCCGACTTCTGGCGCTACCTGAATGTCGAGTTGAAAAAGGGCAGGTCACAAAAAAATTAA
- a CDS encoding acyl-CoA dehydrogenase family protein: protein MGAIDQSVNQLQSADNEDITLFRDMLLRCLEKEVIPHYDQWEKDGWMPKEAWLMLGAAGMLGPDMPEEFGAAGAPFEVALMILEETCRLNLHSLSTALNVHANIVMPYINNLGTAEQKAQWLPRMVTGEVVGSIGMTEPGAGSDLAGMRTNAVRDGDEWVINGSKTFITNGLHCGLIVLAAKTDTTKGAKGISLFLVDSSLPGFKKGKGIKKMGQHSNDTAELFFDNLRVPANALLGEENKGFIYLMQELPRERLGLGSQAIGACEGAMAITADYVKQRKAFGSTVAQFQNTRFKMAELRAQLELAKSYLKQCEARFKVGAMTTEEASILKLTSTELQVKLTHECLQLFGGYGYTEEYPISRFFTDARVQTIYAGTSEIMKEMIARGELGR from the coding sequence ATGGGCGCAATAGACCAATCCGTGAATCAACTTCAGTCCGCTGACAATGAAGACATCACCCTGTTTCGGGACATGCTGTTGCGTTGTCTGGAAAAGGAAGTGATTCCTCATTACGACCAATGGGAAAAAGACGGTTGGATGCCCAAGGAGGCCTGGCTCATGCTGGGTGCCGCCGGCATGCTGGGCCCCGACATGCCCGAAGAATTTGGTGCAGCCGGTGCGCCATTTGAAGTCGCCCTGATGATCCTTGAAGAAACCTGCCGGTTGAACCTGCACTCATTGAGCACGGCACTTAACGTGCATGCCAACATCGTGATGCCCTACATCAACAACTTGGGTACCGCTGAACAGAAAGCACAATGGCTGCCCCGCATGGTCACTGGTGAAGTGGTTGGTTCCATCGGTATGACCGAACCGGGCGCAGGCAGCGACCTGGCTGGCATGCGCACCAACGCGGTTCGCGATGGTGACGAGTGGGTCATCAACGGTTCCAAAACTTTCATCACCAACGGTCTGCATTGCGGGTTGATTGTGCTGGCTGCCAAAACCGACACCACCAAGGGTGCAAAGGGCATCAGCCTGTTTTTGGTGGACAGCAGCTTGCCGGGCTTCAAGAAAGGCAAGGGCATCAAGAAAATGGGCCAGCATTCCAACGACACGGCTGAACTGTTTTTTGACAACCTGCGTGTCCCCGCCAATGCACTGCTGGGCGAAGAGAACAAGGGCTTCATTTACCTGATGCAGGAACTGCCCCGCGAGCGACTGGGACTTGGTTCTCAAGCGATTGGTGCCTGCGAAGGTGCCATGGCGATTACTGCAGATTATGTCAAACAGCGCAAAGCCTTTGGCAGCACCGTGGCGCAGTTCCAGAACACCCGATTCAAAATGGCTGAACTGCGGGCCCAGCTTGAATTGGCAAAATCCTATCTGAAACAGTGTGAAGCGCGTTTCAAAGTCGGTGCAATGACCACTGAAGAAGCCTCTATCCTGAAGCTGACCTCCACCGAGTTGCAGGTAAAACTGACGCACGAGTGCCTGCAGTTATTCGGTGGATATGGCTACACCGAGGAATACCCAATTTCACGTTTCTTCACCGATGCACGGGTTCAAACTATTTATGCGGGCACTTCGGAAATCATGAAGGAAATGATTGCGAGAGGCGAGTTGGGGCGGTGA
- the metE gene encoding 5-methyltetrahydropteroyltriglutamate--homocysteine S-methyltransferase, translated as MIKTHTLGFPRIGENRELKFALEDYWRGDASEESLQATASTLRLKHWKAQIDSGLDFITVGDFSFYDQMADHIQLLGCEPQRFAFANEQAPLQRYFTMVRGKAENHGGCNHAHGSSAHGLHPQETHALEMTKWFDTNYHYMVPEFNASTQFKAHAGNLLAQLEQAKTLNHPVKVSLIGPLTFLFLGKSKQAGFDQLDLLDQLLPVYGQILSTLKLQGVEWVQLDEPILGLDLPGPWLAAYERSYLQLKTSGVKILLATYFSSTQGHTSIACKLPVDGLHVDCVRAEEDLPLIIDWLPNYKVLSLGIVDGRNIWKTDLNPALQHILKAFDAGKGEVWIAPSCSLLHVPYRFSNDTRVNLQVLPWLAGAIEKLEEIELLKQAAKNQLQGKSLTGALANIWNTHQDLVKQRRNSPLLNNPEVKARISSIAPTADQRHSEFAVRQQLQRERFNLPAYPTTTIGSFPQTRNIRNLRARFRTGEIDEATYWQHISQEIRQAIDFQERIGLDVLVHGEAERNDMVEYFGEQLEGFTFSANGWVQSYGSRCVKPPILFGDVARPKPMTVDVAAFAQSLSEKPVKGMLTGPVTILQWSFVRNDQARATTALQIAYAIRDEVADLEQAGIGMIQIDEPAYREGLPLRKARWNDYLEWASKAFRISASPVRDDTQIHTHMCYSEFNDILPAIAAMDADVITIETSRSDMELLRGFGEFDYPNEIGPGVYDIHSPRVPKQAEIVRLIRKAAQVIPPENLWVNPDCGLKTRGWEETEAALTVMVKATEQLRCELETQNKAEKTAA; from the coding sequence ATGATCAAGACACACACATTGGGTTTTCCCAGAATTGGTGAGAACCGCGAACTCAAATTTGCACTGGAAGACTATTGGCGCGGGGACGCGAGCGAAGAAAGCCTGCAGGCTACCGCGTCCACCTTGCGCCTGAAGCACTGGAAAGCCCAAATAGATTCCGGGCTGGATTTCATCACTGTGGGCGATTTTTCCTTTTACGATCAAATGGCCGATCACATTCAACTGTTGGGCTGCGAACCACAGCGCTTTGCGTTCGCCAATGAACAGGCTCCCTTGCAGCGCTATTTCACCATGGTGCGCGGAAAAGCTGAAAACCACGGTGGCTGCAACCACGCGCATGGTTCGAGCGCACATGGCTTACATCCACAAGAAACCCATGCACTTGAAATGACCAAGTGGTTCGACACGAATTACCACTACATGGTGCCGGAATTCAATGCGAGCACACAGTTCAAAGCACACGCCGGCAACTTGCTTGCACAACTTGAGCAAGCCAAAACACTGAACCACCCGGTCAAGGTCAGTTTGATTGGTCCACTGACTTTCCTCTTCCTGGGAAAAAGCAAGCAGGCCGGGTTCGATCAACTGGATTTGCTGGATCAACTGCTGCCCGTGTATGGCCAAATTCTGAGCACCTTGAAGTTACAAGGCGTGGAATGGGTACAACTGGACGAACCGATTCTTGGGCTTGATTTGCCCGGCCCCTGGCTGGCCGCCTATGAGCGCAGTTACCTGCAATTGAAAACCAGTGGTGTCAAAATTTTGCTGGCCACCTACTTTTCAAGTACTCAGGGCCACACCAGCATCGCTTGCAAACTGCCGGTAGATGGCTTGCACGTGGATTGTGTTCGTGCTGAAGAAGACCTGCCCCTCATCATTGACTGGTTGCCCAACTACAAGGTGTTGTCGCTGGGCATCGTGGATGGACGCAACATCTGGAAAACCGATTTGAACCCGGCTCTTCAGCACATTCTCAAGGCTTTTGATGCAGGCAAGGGCGAAGTGTGGATTGCGCCCAGTTGCTCGTTGTTGCATGTGCCATACCGATTCAGCAATGACACCCGTGTGAATCTGCAGGTGTTGCCCTGGCTGGCCGGGGCCATTGAAAAACTGGAAGAAATTGAATTGCTGAAGCAGGCTGCCAAAAACCAATTGCAGGGAAAATCACTGACAGGTGCATTGGCCAATATCTGGAATACCCACCAGGACCTGGTGAAGCAGCGCAGGAACAGCCCTTTGTTGAACAACCCGGAGGTCAAAGCGAGAATAAGCAGCATTGCGCCCACAGCTGACCAGCGACACAGTGAATTCGCCGTGCGCCAACAGTTGCAACGGGAGCGATTCAACTTGCCGGCCTACCCAACCACCACAATCGGCTCTTTTCCACAAACCAGGAACATTCGAAACCTGCGTGCCCGGTTCAGAACAGGCGAGATTGATGAAGCGACCTATTGGCAACACATCAGCCAGGAAATCCGCCAGGCCATCGACTTTCAGGAACGCATCGGTCTGGATGTACTTGTGCACGGTGAAGCCGAACGCAACGACATGGTGGAGTACTTCGGCGAGCAACTGGAAGGATTTACCTTCTCGGCCAATGGCTGGGTTCAAAGTTATGGCTCGCGGTGTGTCAAACCGCCGATATTGTTTGGCGATGTAGCCCGCCCGAAACCCATGACAGTGGATGTGGCAGCCTTTGCACAAAGCTTGAGCGAAAAGCCGGTGAAAGGCATGCTGACAGGACCAGTGACGATTCTTCAGTGGAGCTTCGTGCGCAACGACCAGGCACGTGCAACCACCGCGCTGCAAATTGCTTACGCCATTCGGGACGAAGTGGCCGATCTTGAGCAGGCGGGCATTGGCATGATTCAAATTGACGAGCCTGCCTACCGGGAAGGCCTGCCGCTGCGCAAAGCCCGCTGGAACGACTACCTTGAGTGGGCCAGCAAGGCATTTCGCATTTCGGCCAGCCCGGTTCGGGACGACACGCAGATTCACACCCACATGTGCTATTCGGAATTCAATGACATTCTGCCGGCCATCGCGGCAATGGATGCGGACGTGATCACCATCGAAACCAGCCGTTCCGACATGGAGTTGCTGCGTGGCTTTGGTGAATTCGATTATCCCAATGAAATTGGCCCGGGCGTGTACGACATTCATTCCCCCCGCGTGCCCAAGCAGGCAGAAATTGTTCGCCTGATCAGAAAGGCTGCGCAGGTTATTCCACCGGAAAATCTGTGGGTCAACCCGGATTGTGGCTTGAAAACGCGAGGCTGGGAGGAAACGGAGGCAGCACTCACAGTCATGGTGAAAGCCACCGAGCAGTTGCGCTGCGAACTTGAGACTCAAAACAAGGCTGAAAAAACTGCAGCATAA
- a CDS encoding acetyl-CoA C-acetyltransferase produces MNHDPIVIVSAARTPMGGFQGSMSGFTAAELGAHAIQQVVLRAGHPTLSEKVDEVIMGCVLPAGQGQAPARQAALTAGLPLSSACTTINKMCGSGMKAIMMAHDSLLAGSTNVAVAGGMESMSNAPYLLPKARGGMRMGHGQVMDHMFLDGLEDAYEKGRLMGTFAEECADQYSFTRQAQDEFAIRSLARAKQATEDGSFQWEIAPIEVPNRKGVELVSTDEQPLKADPAKIPTLKPAFRREGGTVTAANSSSISDGAAAVVLMKQSQAEKLGLTPLARILGHSTHAQKPSLFTTAPVGALQRLFEKTGLNAASVDLFEINEAFAVVTMAAMADLHLPADKVNIHGGACALGHPIGASGARIVCTLIGALKKTGGKTGVAALCIGGGEATALAIELI; encoded by the coding sequence ATGAACCACGACCCCATCGTGATCGTATCGGCCGCGCGCACCCCCATGGGCGGCTTTCAAGGCAGCATGTCCGGCTTTACAGCCGCTGAGCTGGGTGCACATGCCATTCAGCAAGTCGTACTGCGCGCCGGCCACCCTACCCTGTCTGAAAAAGTCGATGAAGTCATCATGGGTTGCGTGTTGCCCGCAGGCCAGGGGCAAGCGCCTGCACGCCAGGCTGCACTGACTGCCGGGCTTCCCTTGAGCAGCGCCTGCACCACCATCAACAAAATGTGCGGTTCCGGCATGAAAGCCATCATGATGGCGCATGACAGCCTGCTGGCGGGCAGTACCAACGTGGCTGTGGCCGGCGGCATGGAAAGCATGAGCAATGCCCCCTACCTGCTGCCCAAGGCACGGGGCGGCATGCGCATGGGCCATGGACAGGTGATGGACCACATGTTCCTGGACGGCCTTGAAGATGCGTATGAAAAAGGTCGCCTGATGGGCACCTTCGCCGAAGAATGCGCCGACCAATACAGTTTCACCCGGCAGGCCCAGGACGAATTCGCTATTCGTTCGCTGGCACGCGCCAAACAGGCCACGGAAGACGGCAGCTTTCAATGGGAAATTGCCCCGATAGAAGTGCCCAATCGCAAAGGCGTGGAACTTGTCAGCACCGATGAGCAACCCCTGAAAGCAGACCCTGCCAAGATACCCACGTTGAAGCCGGCGTTTCGTAGAGAGGGGGGAACGGTTACTGCAGCCAACAGTTCATCCATTTCCGACGGAGCAGCGGCCGTGGTACTGATGAAACAAAGCCAAGCAGAGAAGTTGGGCTTGACCCCATTGGCGCGCATACTGGGACACAGCACCCACGCACAAAAGCCCAGCCTGTTTACCACGGCACCAGTTGGTGCGTTACAACGGCTGTTTGAAAAAACAGGGCTGAACGCAGCCTCCGTGGATCTGTTTGAAATCAACGAAGCCTTTGCCGTGGTCACCATGGCGGCCATGGCCGACCTTCATTTGCCAGCGGACAAAGTCAACATTCATGGGGGTGCCTGCGCACTGGGCCACCCAATTGGTGCCAGTGGTGCGCGCATTGTGTGCACGCTGATTGGCGCGTTGAAAAAAACAGGTGGAAAAACTGGCGTGGCTGCCTTGTGTATTGGTGGTGGCGAAGCCACGGCCCTGGCGATTGAATTGATCTAA
- a CDS encoding LysR family transcriptional regulator, whose translation MSKSILELRHLRTLKAIEQTGSLSRAADVLCITQSAVSHQVKALEEWFGEELVYKQGGQSRFSLVGQRLLQLAGQVLGQVDQAELDILQMKQGAGGPLRVAVECHTCFDWLMPSMDVYRNRWPEVELDIVSGFHADPVGLLHKGEAELAIVSELCEEEGIVSFPLFRFEMVGVVPVDSKLAKRAYLKPSDFADQTLLTYPVPDDMLDVIKHFLTPAGVQVKRRSSELTVALLQLVASKRGLSALPAWAVKGYVDRGYVAQVPLGRKGLTSTLYAALPKAIAGKHYTADFVAVMREVCARELVGIELLG comes from the coding sequence ATGTCGAAAAGTATTCTTGAATTGCGCCACCTGCGCACATTGAAAGCAATTGAGCAGACAGGTAGCTTAAGCCGGGCTGCCGATGTGCTGTGTATTACCCAAAGTGCGGTGTCGCATCAAGTCAAGGCACTTGAAGAATGGTTTGGCGAAGAGCTGGTGTACAAGCAGGGCGGGCAAAGCCGCTTCAGCCTGGTGGGGCAGCGTTTATTGCAATTGGCCGGGCAGGTACTTGGGCAAGTTGACCAAGCCGAGCTGGATATTCTTCAAATGAAGCAGGGTGCTGGCGGCCCTTTGCGGGTTGCTGTGGAATGCCACACCTGTTTTGACTGGCTGATGCCCTCGATGGACGTGTACCGCAACCGGTGGCCGGAAGTTGAGCTGGACATCGTGTCGGGTTTTCACGCCGACCCGGTTGGCCTGCTGCACAAGGGTGAGGCTGAACTGGCCATTGTGTCCGAGCTGTGCGAAGAAGAGGGCATTGTGTCCTTTCCCCTGTTTCGCTTTGAAATGGTGGGCGTGGTGCCGGTGGATTCAAAACTGGCCAAGCGTGCGTACCTGAAGCCCTCTGATTTCGCTGACCAAACCCTGTTGACCTACCCGGTGCCCGACGACATGCTCGATGTTATCAAGCATTTCCTGACACCTGCCGGTGTGCAGGTTAAACGCCGCAGCAGCGAACTGACCGTGGCCCTGTTGCAGTTGGTGGCCAGCAAGCGCGGCCTGTCGGCCTTGCCTGCCTGGGCTGTGAAAGGTTACGTGGACCGGGGATATGTGGCGCAGGTTCCCTTGGGTAGAAAGGGTTTGACATCAACCCTGTATGCAGCCTTGCCTAAAGCCATTGCAGGCAAGCACTACACCGCAGATTTTGTTGCGGTGATGCGTGAAGTTTGCGCGCGGGAACTGGTGGGGATTGAGTTGTTGGGGTGA
- a CDS encoding SDR family NAD(P)-dependent oxidoreductase — MNLNNLVAVVTGGASGLGLSTVEQFVAAGAKVAVFDMNEDAGKAAEAAHPGKVIFQKVNVADAASARAGIDATLAAFGAIHIAVNCAGVGTAGKTLDRDSKALPLEAFAKTININLIGTFNISSLAAEAMAKNAPDEDGQRGVIINTASVAAFDGQTGQAAYSASKGGVVGMTLPMARDLGRYGIRVMTIAPGIFDTPMMQGVSEEYRQPLIAMVQNPKRFGAPAEYGRLCVSIVENNYLNGETIRIDGSIRMQAK, encoded by the coding sequence ATGAATTTGAATAATTTGGTGGCCGTGGTCACGGGTGGTGCGTCTGGTTTGGGTTTGTCAACTGTTGAGCAGTTTGTTGCTGCCGGTGCCAAAGTGGCCGTGTTTGACATGAACGAAGATGCGGGCAAAGCTGCTGAAGCGGCACACCCCGGCAAAGTGATTTTCCAGAAAGTAAACGTTGCCGATGCGGCTTCGGCACGTGCTGGCATTGATGCAACACTGGCTGCTTTTGGCGCCATTCATATTGCCGTGAACTGTGCTGGTGTGGGCACTGCTGGCAAAACGCTGGACCGCGACAGCAAGGCATTGCCGCTGGAAGCCTTTGCAAAAACCATCAACATCAACCTGATTGGCACCTTCAACATTTCCAGCCTGGCTGCTGAAGCCATGGCCAAGAATGCACCTGATGAAGATGGTCAGCGCGGCGTCATCATCAACACCGCATCTGTTGCAGCCTTTGATGGCCAAACCGGCCAGGCCGCATACTCCGCCAGCAAGGGCGGTGTGGTAGGCATGACCTTGCCCATGGCCCGTGACCTTGGCCGTTACGGCATTCGCGTGATGACCATCGCCCCCGGCATTTTCGACACCCCGATGATGCAAGGCGTTTCTGAAGAATACCGCCAGCCACTGATCGCCATGGTTCAAAACCCCAAACGCTTCGGTGCACCTGCAGAATACGGCCGCCTGTGCGTCAGCATTGTTGAAAACAACTACCTGAACGGCGAAACCATCCGTATCGACGGCAGCATCCGCATGCAGGCCAAGTAA
- a CDS encoding monovalent cation:proton antiporter-2 (CPA2) family protein, with protein MESVVYFLLAAALAVPLFKKLGLGAILGYLVAGVVIGPEILGLIDDPEKVLHFSEIGVILLLFVIGLELEPAKLWAMRAQVLLLGSGQLLITAGIIYGVLAYLFEMNSNAALVIALALGLSSTAFAIQLMADKGILGNEDGRRGFSILLFQDLAVVPILFVVQAMAPVEPDTDPNQWWLAPVAVLGLIVFARFLINPALNFLSRYGGREIMTVVTLLIVLGSAVVMEHANLSMGLGAFMAGMMLANSSFRHQLEADVEPFKGLSLGLFFISIGMTLDFALLVDSPLTVMFGTLGLMALKAVVIIGLVMLAGVPFPRGLMLGLMLCQGGEFGFVIMAQAMELKLLGEGTSGMVNLMIGISMALTAPAVLWFDKFTDKQIAKAPQNLQKFDAQESEALILGFGRFGQVTGRILAANQIHFTALDKNADHIEFVKKFGNKVYYGDASRSEVLEAAGISKVRTVIVAIDDATMTQSIVEFIVHHYPKITVIARAHNRNDYLALKAAGAHSVVREVFAGALEAATEALHALGYSDGQAMQKAEAFKLHDEGLLKKQAKVLGDSEKVIEIGRQGREELEAIFQQDKQVTSRS; from the coding sequence ATGGAAAGTGTTGTTTACTTTTTGCTGGCCGCCGCCCTGGCTGTGCCCTTGTTCAAGAAATTGGGCCTGGGTGCAATTCTGGGCTACCTGGTAGCCGGCGTGGTCATCGGCCCTGAAATCCTGGGGCTGATCGACGACCCTGAAAAGGTACTTCATTTTTCTGAAATTGGCGTCATCCTGTTGCTGTTCGTCATCGGTCTGGAGCTGGAGCCTGCGAAACTGTGGGCCATGCGGGCGCAGGTGTTGCTGCTGGGCTCAGGCCAGTTGTTGATCACGGCAGGCATCATTTATGGCGTGCTGGCCTACCTGTTTGAAATGAACAGCAATGCCGCCTTGGTTATCGCCCTGGCATTGGGCCTTTCGTCCACTGCCTTTGCCATTCAGTTGATGGCGGACAAGGGTATTTTGGGTAATGAAGACGGCCGGCGCGGCTTTTCCATTCTGCTGTTTCAAGACCTGGCCGTGGTACCCATCCTGTTCGTGGTCCAGGCCATGGCACCCGTCGAGCCGGACACCGACCCCAACCAATGGTGGTTGGCACCGGTAGCTGTGTTGGGCCTGATCGTTTTTGCGCGCTTTCTGATCAACCCAGCCTTGAATTTCCTGTCTCGCTATGGTGGCCGCGAAATCATGACTGTGGTCACCCTGCTGATTGTATTGGGCTCGGCCGTGGTGATGGAACATGCGAATTTGTCCATGGGCCTGGGTGCTTTCATGGCGGGCATGATGTTGGCCAATTCTTCGTTTCGTCACCAGCTTGAGGCAGACGTTGAACCATTCAAGGGCTTGAGCCTCGGCCTGTTTTTCATATCAATCGGCATGACCCTTGATTTCGCCTTGCTGGTAGATTCACCACTGACGGTGATGTTCGGTACGCTCGGCCTGATGGCGCTCAAGGCAGTGGTCATCATTGGCCTGGTGATGTTGGCGGGGGTGCCCTTTCCACGCGGCTTGATGCTGGGCTTGATGCTGTGCCAAGGCGGCGAATTCGGTTTCGTGATCATGGCACAAGCCATGGAATTGAAGCTGCTCGGCGAAGGCACGTCGGGCATGGTGAACCTGATGATTGGCATTTCAATGGCACTGACAGCCCCTGCAGTGCTGTGGTTTGACAAATTCACCGACAAGCAGATTGCAAAAGCGCCTCAAAACCTGCAGAAGTTTGACGCACAGGAATCGGAAGCGCTGATATTGGGTTTTGGTCGATTCGGACAGGTTACCGGCCGTATTCTGGCGGCCAATCAAATTCACTTCACTGCACTGGACAAGAATGCAGACCACATTGAGTTTGTAAAGAAATTCGGCAACAAGGTGTATTACGGCGACGCTTCCCGCAGCGAAGTGCTTGAAGCCGCTGGCATTTCAAAAGTACGCACTGTGATTGTGGCCATTGACGATGCCACCATGACGCAAAGCATCGTCGAGTTTATTGTTCATCACTACCCAAAAATCACGGTCATTGCCCGCGCCCACAACCGGAATGATTATTTGGCCTTGAAAGCAGCCGGTGCACATTCGGTGGTTCGAGAGGTGTTTGCTGGCGCACTGGAAGCAGCAACCGAAGCCCTTCACGCCTTGGGTTACAGCGACGGCCAAGCCATGCAAAAAGCGGAAGCGTTCAAATTGCACGATGAAGGTTTGTTGAAAAAGCAGGCCAAGGTATTGGGTGACAGCGAAAAGGTCATCGAAATTGGTCGACAGGGCCGCGAAGAACTGGAAGCGATTTTCCAGCAAGACAAACAGGTAACAAGCAGAAGCTGA
- a CDS encoding sodium-dependent bicarbonate transport family permease: MNNFTDPAILFFLLGIFSGLVKSNLEIPAQVSRFLSLYLLMALGLKGGFALHESGFNTQVLGGLGAAVVLAVLVPLISYPILKRCTSAFDAAAIAATYGSVSAVTFITAVQFLEKSEIAYGGHMAAAMALMESPAIILAVLFANMARKQAKGAGAETVPGKGFGHLLQESFTEGAQLLLLGAMLIGFMSGSAGKEAMQPFTGDLFKGMLAFFLLDMGLTTAKHLPKLKAVSKWMIAYAVLAPLAHATLAWLLAQAIGASVGDTALLMVLAASASYIAVPAVVRYAIPEANPSLYVGLSLGITFPLNILVGIPVYVQWAGVQIG; this comes from the coding sequence ATGAACAACTTCACCGACCCCGCAATCCTGTTTTTCCTGCTCGGCATTTTCAGTGGGCTGGTCAAATCAAACCTGGAAATTCCAGCGCAGGTCAGCCGATTTTTGTCCCTGTACCTGCTGATGGCCCTGGGCTTGAAAGGTGGCTTCGCCTTGCACGAATCCGGGTTCAACACCCAGGTGCTGGGCGGCCTGGGGGCGGCGGTGGTACTGGCTGTGCTGGTTCCCTTGATCAGCTACCCGATTTTGAAACGTTGTACCTCGGCGTTTGATGCAGCAGCCATTGCAGCAACCTATGGATCGGTCAGTGCGGTGACATTCATTACAGCGGTGCAATTTCTTGAAAAATCCGAAATCGCGTACGGCGGGCACATGGCGGCAGCCATGGCGCTGATGGAGTCGCCTGCGATCATTCTCGCGGTGCTATTCGCCAACATGGCGAGAAAGCAGGCCAAAGGCGCTGGCGCTGAAACTGTGCCAGGCAAGGGATTTGGCCACCTGCTGCAGGAATCGTTCACGGAAGGTGCGCAACTGTTGCTGCTGGGCGCGATGCTGATCGGTTTCATGAGCGGCAGTGCCGGCAAGGAAGCCATGCAACCCTTCACCGGCGACCTGTTCAAAGGCATGTTGGCTTTCTTTCTGCTCGACATGGGCCTTACCACAGCCAAACACCTGCCGAAGTTGAAAGCCGTGTCCAAGTGGATGATCGCCTACGCGGTGCTTGCGCCGCTGGCCCACGCCACCTTGGCCTGGTTACTGGCTCAGGCAATTGGTGCCAGTGTGGGTGACACTGCCCTGCTGATGGTGCTGGCGGCCAGTGCATCTTACATTGCAGTGCCCGCTGTGGTGAGGTACGCCATTCCGGAAGCCAACCCCAGCCTGTACGTGGGGTTGTCGTTGGGCATTACTTTTCCTTTGAATATTCTGGTGGGTATTCCGGTTTATGTGCAGTGGGCGGGGGTGCAGATTGGCTAA